A single genomic interval of Streptomyces showdoensis harbors:
- a CDS encoding MarR family winged helix-turn-helix transcriptional regulator: MSDTPEQSGPQPPQEPTLDEQIAAYQREFRDLDPQVEKVVSALGRLNRRMNVAYGRQVADLGISNAEWEVLKTLVLSGAPYRLGPGELAKRLGLTPAAMTHRIDRMAGEGLVTRDRDENNRVRVIVELTDEGRQKWLEAMRMATDFEEELLQDLSTEERGALGEMLIRLLRRVELTQPDAGGRLTDLD, translated from the coding sequence ATGTCCGACACCCCCGAGCAGTCCGGCCCGCAGCCACCGCAGGAGCCGACCCTCGACGAGCAGATCGCCGCCTACCAGCGCGAGTTCCGCGACCTCGACCCCCAGGTCGAGAAGGTCGTCTCCGCCCTGGGCCGGCTGAACCGCCGGATGAACGTGGCGTACGGCCGCCAGGTCGCCGACCTCGGCATCAGCAACGCGGAGTGGGAGGTCCTCAAGACCCTCGTGCTCTCCGGCGCCCCCTACCGGCTCGGCCCCGGCGAGCTCGCCAAGCGCCTCGGCCTCACCCCGGCCGCGATGACCCACCGCATCGACCGCATGGCGGGCGAGGGCCTGGTCACCCGCGACCGGGACGAGAACAACCGGGTGCGCGTGATCGTCGAGCTGACCGACGAGGGTCGCCAGAAGTGGCTGGAGGCCATGCGCATGGCGACGGACTTCGAGGAGGAGCTCCTCCAGGACCTGTCGACCGAGGAGCGGGGCGCCCTGGGCGAGATGCTGATCCGCCTGCTCCGCCGCGTGGAGCTCACCCAGCCGGACGCCGGCGGGCGGCTGACGGACCTGGACTGA
- a CDS encoding MFS transporter, whose amino-acid sequence MGAAMRRIQAGSALSAFGLGFTVPYLYVYVAQVRDLGATTAGVVLAVFAMAALVVLPFSGRAIDRRGPVPVLLVASGLAAVGALGMGLASSVPAAVGAAALLGAGTAVMQPALATMIVWCSTPETRTRSFAMQFFLQNLGLGVGGLIGGQLVDVSRPDSFLLLFSIESVMFLVLGAIALTVRMPGSPALQGARPAAEKGGGVRALLQHKAMVQLCVLGFVLFFACYGQFESGLAAYGTEAAGIAPSTLGIALAANTAVIVAAQFLVLKFVERRKRTRVIAAVGLIWTVAWLIAGYAGLGHGSQAMATAAFISTYALFGLGEAMLSPTVAPLVADLAPESMVGTYNSAFALVKQLALAVGPAVGGPMGAALHGPYIVTFVLFSLGITFLAVRLGKQLTPVQNQPSLAAKPSRVVAQHQPAKETASA is encoded by the coding sequence ATGGGCGCCGCGATGCGCCGGATTCAGGCAGGTAGCGCGCTGAGCGCGTTCGGACTCGGCTTCACCGTGCCGTACCTCTATGTGTACGTCGCTCAGGTGCGGGATCTGGGCGCGACCACGGCGGGCGTCGTGCTGGCCGTCTTCGCCATGGCCGCGCTCGTAGTCCTCCCCTTCAGCGGTCGCGCCATCGACCGGCGCGGGCCGGTGCCCGTGCTGCTCGTGGCCTCCGGCCTCGCCGCGGTCGGCGCGCTCGGGATGGGCCTCGCGTCCTCCGTGCCGGCGGCCGTGGGCGCCGCCGCGCTGCTCGGTGCCGGTACGGCCGTGATGCAGCCGGCGCTGGCGACGATGATCGTCTGGTGCTCGACGCCGGAGACCCGTACGCGCTCCTTCGCCATGCAGTTCTTCCTGCAGAACCTGGGTCTGGGCGTCGGCGGCCTCATCGGCGGCCAGCTGGTCGACGTGAGCCGGCCGGACAGCTTCCTGCTGCTGTTCTCGATCGAGTCCGTGATGTTCCTGGTCCTCGGCGCCATCGCGCTGACCGTCCGGATGCCCGGTTCGCCCGCGCTCCAGGGCGCGCGGCCGGCCGCGGAGAAGGGCGGCGGGGTCCGGGCGCTGCTCCAGCACAAGGCCATGGTGCAGCTGTGCGTGCTGGGCTTCGTGCTCTTCTTCGCCTGCTACGGACAGTTCGAGTCGGGTCTCGCGGCCTACGGCACCGAGGCCGCCGGCATCGCGCCGTCGACGCTGGGCATCGCCCTGGCCGCCAACACGGCCGTCATCGTGGCCGCCCAGTTCCTGGTGCTGAAGTTCGTCGAGCGCCGCAAGCGGACCCGGGTCATCGCGGCGGTCGGTCTGATCTGGACCGTGGCGTGGCTGATCGCCGGGTACGCGGGCCTGGGCCACGGCAGCCAGGCGATGGCGACGGCGGCGTTCATCTCCACGTACGCCCTGTTCGGTCTCGGCGAGGCGATGCTGTCGCCGACCGTGGCGCCGCTGGTGGCCGATCTGGCGCCGGAGTCGATGGTCGGTACGTACAACTCGGCCTTCGCCCTGGTGAAGCAGCTCGCGCTGGCGGTCGGTCCGGCCGTGGGCGGGCCCATGGGGGCCGCGCTGCACGGGCCGTACATCGTGACCTTCGTGCTGTTCTCGCTCGGGATCACGTTCCTCGCGGTCCGGCTCGGCAAGCAGCTCACGCCGGTGCAGAACCAGCCGTCGCTGGCTGCGAAGCCCTCGCGGGTGGTGGCTCAGCACCAGCCCGCGAAGGAGACCGCGTCCGCCTGA